One stretch of Campylobacter sp. CCS1377 DNA includes these proteins:
- a CDS encoding 4-(cytidine 5'-diphospho)-2-C-methyl-D-erythritol kinase, with protein sequence MKSYAKANIFLKIIGFDDRNYHLLSSRFILLENLYDELFLVNEKQSDGFEILSDFKCEDNIIAKAFKLLCQKGYQKELEELFSQKSLKLIKNIPTCAGLGGGSSNCATFLKMINETLNLKLSKENLIQMSVALGSDIAFFLSDFKSANVGGCGEIVQEFEDDLVELEWTFPDIACQTQAVYKEFDLSSFDLNQNLKQAQIYEKLSTKELLSYKNTALNDLFIPCVSLYPKMSFFLTQNYFLSGSGSSVFKVKQ encoded by the coding sequence ATGAAAAGCTACGCAAAAGCCAACATATTTCTTAAAATCATAGGTTTTGATGATAGAAATTATCATTTATTAAGCTCGCGTTTTATACTTTTGGAAAATTTATATGATGAGCTTTTTTTGGTAAATGAAAAGCAAAGTGATGGTTTTGAAATTTTAAGTGATTTTAAATGTGAAGACAATATCATTGCCAAAGCTTTTAAACTACTATGTCAAAAAGGCTATCAAAAAGAATTAGAAGAGCTTTTTAGTCAAAAAAGTTTAAAACTAATCAAAAATATCCCAACTTGTGCAGGACTTGGCGGAGGAAGCTCAAATTGTGCTACTTTTTTAAAAATGATAAATGAAACACTGAATTTAAAACTCTCTAAAGAAAATTTAATTCAAATGAGTGTCGCACTAGGTAGTGATATTGCCTTTTTTCTTAGTGATTTTAAAAGTGCAAATGTCGGCGGCTGTGGGGAAATTGTACAAGAATTTGAAGATGATTTAGTGGAACTTGAATGGACTTTTCCCGATATAGCTTGTCAAACACAGGCTGTTTATAAAGAATTTGATCTAAGTTCTTTTGATTTAAATCAAAATTTAAAACAAGCTCAAATTTATGAAAAATTAAGCACTAAAGAATTACTTAGCTATAAAAATACCGCTTTAAATGACTTATTTATCCCTTGTGTATCTTTATATCCTAAAATGTCATTTTTCTTAACGCAAAATTATTTTTTAAGCGGAAGTGGAAGTAGCGTTTTTAAGGTAAAACAATGA
- a CDS encoding redoxin domain-containing protein codes for MKKTLHFVLFFVLLSFFYACSNEEVKNELLFAEFKPNESLILKNINGGELTLVRTKNGFAIKGEEDKILMFDFFGTFCAPCKEEALHLSRLQQENSQKLILIGLSHFESVEDKTVKEFADKYGAYYFLSNSKQNDRIIAQILKDINYQSMEQLPFKVVIKNGIYQELTNYWEAGVKSLFYIGKVPTSTIQEDLNRIMEK; via the coding sequence ATGAAAAAAACTTTACATTTTGTTTTATTTTTTGTTCTACTAAGCTTTTTTTATGCTTGTAGCAATGAAGAGGTTAAAAATGAGCTATTATTTGCAGAATTTAAGCCCAATGAAAGCCTTATTTTAAAAAATATTAACGGTGGGGAATTAACCCTAGTGAGAACAAAAAATGGCTTTGCCATTAAGGGCGAAGAGGATAAAATTTTAATGTTTGATTTTTTTGGCACTTTCTGCGCGCCTTGTAAAGAAGAAGCTTTGCATCTAAGTCGCTTACAACAAGAAAATTCACAAAAACTCATTTTAATAGGTCTAAGTCATTTTGAAAGCGTTGAAGATAAAACCGTCAAAGAATTTGCGGATAAATACGGAGCTTATTATTTTTTAAGCAATTCTAAGCAAAACGATCGCATTATAGCTCAAATTTTAAAAGATATTAATTATCAAAGTATGGAGCAATTGCCTTTTAAAGTTGTAATTAAAAATGGTATTTATCAAGAATTGACAAATTATTGGGAGGCTGGTGTAAAATCACTCTTTTATATAGGAAAAGTACCAACATCTACCATACAAGAAGATTTAAATCGTATTATGGAAAAATAA
- a CDS encoding AAA family ATPase — translation MKYEENLEIFLKNAYELCKANHHEFITCEHILFVLTRLSTDFKNLFEKIAQTEIKFLENDLKIHISKNNTFLSQEINPEYSVVLDEILNSLDNFIVLEFLQKLCNEERTYAQVLLKKYQFSYDKLAELKSQNEFENLNSYTQNLNTLAQKGKIDPLIGRKFELERIMQILSRRKKNNPILVGEAGVGKTAIVEGLALAITQKQVPEHLQNAQIYALDLAGLLGGTKYRGDFEKRLKDILKELEKIPNAILFIDEIHTIVGAGSSNENHSDMSNLLKPALSNGSLKCIGASTFIEYKNTFDKNKALSRRFAKIDIDEPSKEECLLIIKGLQKQYENFHHIKYSQEVIEASVELGKKYFNDKFLPDSALDLLDELGASFALKQEKNKKANLKDLEQILNKMTRSHKIFELDFTKCLQNLEKTLKKQIFGQDEVINSLCKSLKQSYAGLKNSHSPKGVFLFTGSSGVGKTELCKALAQALGLNLERFDMSEYAEKHAISKLIGTPAGYVGYEDGGLLSNAIRKNPFSLVLFDEIEKAHPDLSNTFLQIFDNASLSDNTGLKADFRNTIIIMTSNLGLKENNELGFLSKNEEKNNRAIKEFFAPEFINRIDKILHFKDLNNTDLSKIVQKELDELCTNLKNIQIKADEKVKSYLAQKAYKKEFGVRLLKRVISEEIGEKLSDEILFGKLKNGGLIKLKLSKNETIEFIY, via the coding sequence ATGAAATACGAAGAGAATTTAGAAATTTTTTTAAAAAATGCCTACGAACTTTGCAAGGCAAACCATCACGAATTTATCACTTGTGAACATATACTTTTTGTATTAACAAGACTAAGCACAGATTTTAAAAATCTTTTTGAAAAAATCGCTCAAACAGAAATTAAATTTTTAGAAAATGATTTAAAAATTCACATTTCTAAAAACAATACCTTTTTAAGCCAAGAAATCAACCCTGAATATTCAGTTGTTTTAGATGAAATTTTAAATTCTTTAGACAATTTTATTGTTTTAGAATTTTTACAAAAACTTTGCAATGAAGAAAGAACTTACGCGCAAGTTTTGCTTAAAAAATATCAATTTTCATACGACAAACTTGCAGAATTAAAATCTCAAAATGAATTTGAAAATCTAAATTCATACACACAAAATTTAAACACCCTAGCTCAAAAAGGCAAAATCGATCCTTTAATAGGAAGAAAATTTGAACTTGAAAGAATCATGCAAATTTTATCAAGACGCAAGAAAAACAATCCTATCTTAGTAGGCGAAGCAGGAGTTGGAAAAACAGCCATTGTAGAAGGCTTGGCCTTAGCAATCACACAAAAACAAGTCCCAGAGCATTTGCAAAATGCACAAATTTATGCCCTAGATTTAGCGGGTTTATTAGGAGGAACAAAATACCGCGGAGATTTTGAAAAAAGGCTTAAAGATATACTCAAAGAGCTTGAAAAAATTCCAAATGCGATTTTATTTATCGATGAAATTCACACCATAGTAGGTGCTGGAAGTAGCAATGAAAACCACAGCGATATGTCAAATCTTTTAAAACCAGCACTTAGTAATGGTTCGTTAAAATGTATAGGAGCAAGCACTTTTATCGAGTATAAAAACACCTTTGATAAAAACAAAGCCTTAAGTCGCCGTTTTGCAAAAATCGATATTGACGAGCCTAGCAAGGAAGAGTGTTTGCTTATCATAAAAGGCTTACAAAAACAATATGAAAATTTTCATCACATTAAATACAGCCAAGAGGTAATTGAAGCGAGCGTAGAGCTCGGCAAAAAGTATTTTAATGATAAATTTTTGCCTGATTCTGCTTTGGACTTGCTTGATGAGCTTGGTGCTTCATTTGCTTTAAAACAAGAAAAAAATAAAAAAGCAAATCTTAAAGATCTAGAACAAATTTTAAACAAAATGACAAGATCTCACAAAATTTTTGAACTTGATTTCACAAAATGCTTGCAAAATTTAGAAAAAACACTCAAAAAACAAATTTTTGGACAAGATGAAGTGATAAATTCGCTTTGTAAAAGTTTAAAGCAAAGTTATGCGGGGTTAAAAAATTCCCATTCTCCAAAAGGAGTATTTTTATTTACTGGTTCTAGCGGAGTAGGAAAAACAGAGCTTTGTAAAGCTTTAGCACAAGCTTTGGGCTTAAATTTAGAACGCTTTGATATGAGCGAATATGCTGAAAAACACGCTATAAGCAAGTTAATTGGTACTCCAGCAGGTTATGTGGGTTATGAGGATGGTGGACTTTTAAGCAATGCTATACGCAAAAATCCTTTTTCTTTAGTGCTTTTCGATGAGATAGAAAAAGCTCATCCTGACTTAAGTAACACTTTTTTACAGATTTTTGATAATGCAAGTTTGAGTGATAATACAGGCTTAAAGGCTGATTTTAGAAATACCATTATCATCATGACTTCAAATTTAGGCTTAAAAGAAAACAATGAGCTGGGCTTTTTAAGCAAAAATGAAGAAAAAAATAATCGTGCCATTAAAGAATTTTTTGCTCCCGAATTTATCAACCGTATTGATAAAATTTTGCATTTTAAAGATTTAAATAACACAGATTTAAGCAAAATTGTCCAAAAAGAGCTTGATGAGCTTTGCACTAATCTTAAAAATATTCAAATCAAAGCCGATGAAAAAGTCAAAAGCTACCTAGCTCAAAAAGCTTATAAAAAAGAATTTGGCGTAAGACTTTTAAAACGCGTTATTTCTGAAGAAATTGGCGAAAAATTAAGTGATGAAATTTTATTTGGCAAATTAAAAAATGGCGGATTAATTAAATTAAAACTTAGCAAAAATGAAACCATCGAATTTATATACTGA
- the csrA gene encoding carbon storage regulator CsrA, producing the protein MLILSRKENESIKIGENIEIKIIQTGKGYTKIGIEAPKSLMVLRKELLDQIKDENLHSIANVDDAKISNLGKKLKQ; encoded by the coding sequence ATGTTAATACTCTCAAGAAAAGAAAATGAAAGCATTAAAATAGGCGAAAACATAGAAATAAAAATTATCCAAACTGGCAAAGGTTACACTAAAATAGGCATAGAAGCGCCAAAGTCTTTAATGGTTTTACGCAAAGAATTGCTTGACCAAATCAAAGATGAAAATCTACACTCAATCGCTAATGTCGATGATGCAAAAATCAGCAATCTAGGAAAAAAACTCAAACAATGA
- the smpB gene encoding SsrA-binding protein SmpB, with product MKIIARNKKALFDYSVIEKFEAGVVLKGSEVVALRAGRANLKDSFVRIIKGELFLLNAHISHLNTTHSYYKHDERGARKLLMHRKQIDKLLGKVSIEGYTLVILDLYFNAKNKVKATLALAKGKNLHDKRETLKKKQADLEARAAIKNYI from the coding sequence ATGAAAATCATTGCAAGAAATAAAAAGGCTTTATTTGACTATAGTGTGATCGAAAAATTTGAAGCAGGCGTGGTATTAAAAGGTAGCGAAGTTGTTGCTTTGCGCGCAGGAAGAGCGAATTTAAAAGACTCTTTTGTTCGCATCATTAAAGGAGAGCTTTTTTTACTCAACGCTCATATTTCGCACCTTAACACAACGCATTCTTATTACAAACACGATGAAAGAGGTGCTAGAAAGCTTTTAATGCATAGAAAACAAATCGATAAACTTTTAGGAAAAGTAAGCATTGAAGGATACACTTTGGTGATTTTAGATTTGTATTTTAATGCCAAAAATAAAGTTAAAGCCACTCTAGCCTTAGCAAAGGGTAAAAATTTACATGACAAACGCGAAACCCTAAAGAAAAAACAAGCCGATTTAGAAGCAAGAGCGGCGATAAAAAACTACATCTAA
- a CDS encoding M3 family oligoendopeptidase, producing MKEWNLKVLFENETVLEEYLALHIQNAINFKQNYEKQLNALQNDQFLVALKKYENLNLAITKIMTYTYLTFAKDTSKGAFYAKYEEECKKIEENLLFFELEFCELREEKIQELIDFCQDYSFYLKNLFKNKKYNLSQKEERIMLYLSSTGAAAFARLFDESMSALKIPFENQNLSEEEILSKLYSQDRKIRKKAAKEFTKALNKNSKLLTFILNMIKTELSNICKLRGYENAETPRHLRNQISQKSVDSLIDTTQKNFHLVSKFYKRKKQILGFNKLKDYDRYAPIGKEAKFSFEESKQIILDAFYNFSPIFGDIAKEAFEKGWIDVYPQDKKQSGAFSHSATPDVHPFILLNFTGGRRDLFTLAHELGHTIHQKLSYQVSFLNQDTPLTTAETASVFAEMLVFDFIKDKLNKEELIALYAAKIEDIFATLFRQINFTCFERKIHAKKEELSTKEINEIWLEESKKMFEDSVILSKNYTLWWSYIPHFIHSPFYCYAYAYAQLLVLALYGLYKSKKCENFKELYIKMLSLGGSLSPKDLISMFDFDIEDENFWQIGTREIEKLINEFMELR from the coding sequence ATGAAAGAATGGAATTTAAAAGTTTTATTTGAAAACGAAACGGTCTTAGAGGAATATTTAGCACTTCATATTCAAAATGCTATTAACTTTAAACAAAATTACGAAAAGCAACTCAATGCCTTACAAAATGATCAGTTTTTGGTTGCTTTAAAAAAATACGAAAATTTAAATTTAGCCATAACTAAAATTATGACTTATACATATTTAACTTTTGCTAAGGATACAAGCAAGGGTGCTTTTTATGCAAAATACGAAGAAGAATGTAAAAAAATAGAAGAGAATTTACTCTTTTTTGAGCTTGAATTTTGTGAATTAAGAGAAGAAAAAATACAAGAACTTATCGATTTTTGCCAAGATTATAGTTTTTATTTAAAAAATTTATTTAAAAATAAAAAATATAATTTAAGTCAAAAAGAAGAACGCATAATGCTTTATCTTTCTAGCACTGGAGCTGCTGCTTTTGCAAGGCTTTTTGATGAGAGCATGAGTGCGTTAAAAATTCCTTTTGAAAATCAAAATCTTAGCGAAGAAGAAATTTTAAGTAAACTCTATAGCCAAGATAGAAAAATTCGCAAAAAAGCCGCCAAAGAGTTCACTAAAGCCTTAAATAAAAACTCTAAGTTATTAACTTTTATACTTAATATGATTAAAACAGAACTTAGCAATATTTGCAAACTACGAGGCTATGAAAATGCCGAGACGCCAAGACATTTAAGAAATCAAATTTCTCAAAAAAGCGTTGATTCGCTTATTGATACCACTCAAAAGAATTTTCATTTAGTTTCTAAATTTTATAAGAGAAAAAAACAAATTTTAGGCTTTAACAAACTCAAAGATTACGATCGTTATGCACCTATTGGCAAAGAAGCAAAATTTAGCTTTGAAGAAAGTAAGCAAATCATTTTAGATGCGTTTTATAATTTTTCTCCTATTTTTGGAGATATTGCCAAAGAAGCTTTTGAAAAAGGGTGGATTGATGTTTATCCGCAAGATAAAAAACAAAGCGGAGCTTTTTCGCATTCTGCTACTCCCGATGTTCATCCTTTTATTTTATTAAATTTCACCGGAGGTAGACGCGATCTTTTTACCTTAGCCCATGAACTAGGGCACACTATACATCAAAAACTTTCTTATCAAGTTAGTTTTTTAAATCAAGATACCCCACTAACTACAGCAGAAACTGCCTCTGTTTTTGCTGAAATGCTAGTGTTTGATTTCATTAAAGATAAATTAAACAAAGAAGAACTTATAGCACTTTATGCTGCTAAAATCGAAGACATTTTTGCAACTTTATTCAGACAAATTAATTTCACTTGTTTTGAACGCAAAATTCATGCCAAAAAAGAAGAGCTTAGCACTAAAGAGATTAATGAAATTTGGTTAGAAGAATCTAAAAAAATGTTTGAAGATAGCGTGATACTAAGTAAAAACTACACCCTTTGGTGGAGCTATATACCACACTTTATCCATAGCCCATTTTATTGCTACGCTTATGCATATGCGCAACTTTTAGTTTTGGCACTTTATGGGCTTTATAAAAGCAAAAAATGTGAAAATTTCAAAGAACTTTACATTAAAATGCTCTCACTTGGTGGAAGCTTGAGTCCAAAAGATCTTATTTCAATGTTTGATTTTGATATAGAAGATGAAAATTTTTGGCAAATTGGAACGAGAGAAATTGAAAAACTTATCAATGAATTTATGGAGCTTAGATGA
- a CDS encoding ATP-dependent Clp protease adaptor ClpS: protein MPQSQILEKTKLEQPKMFKVLLLNDDVTTMDFVIEILMKIFHFNLEKAQQIMLEIHHNGSGVCGIFTEEIALSKQKQVKNAAMLANFPLQTRIEPV from the coding sequence ATGCCACAAAGTCAAATTCTTGAAAAAACAAAACTCGAACAACCTAAAATGTTTAAGGTTTTATTGTTAAACGATGATGTTACGACTATGGATTTTGTTATAGAAATTTTAATGAAAATTTTTCATTTTAATCTCGAAAAAGCCCAACAAATTATGCTAGAAATTCACCACAATGGTAGCGGAGTTTGTGGGATTTTTACTGAGGAAATTGCCCTTTCAAAACAAAAACAAGTTAAAAATGCAGCTATGTTAGCAAATTTTCCACTTCAAACAAGGATAGAACCTGTATGA
- the truB gene encoding tRNA pseudouridine(55) synthase TruB — MNKIFVAYKPTGLSSNAFLNKIKKKYQVKKAGFSGTLDPFAKGVLIIAFNQYTKLFRFLKKTPKTYRATLWLGVHSLSLDTQNIQNITPIKAFCDDEIIKLTQELLGEIKYTPPQFSAKRIDGRRAYDFAKRGEFVNLKPCTMQIYDCKILHYTHPFLSLELSVSEGAYIRSYCELFASKLGINATLSALERIKEGEFIYNNEKSLNVLEYLNLEENTLKDISKLENGSKLVLADLAKQNEGIYYIQNKDFFSVIEIKEAQVAYIINKVKKC, encoded by the coding sequence ATGAATAAAATTTTTGTTGCTTATAAACCCACAGGACTTAGCTCAAACGCTTTTTTAAACAAAATTAAAAAAAAATACCAAGTTAAAAAAGCTGGATTCTCAGGCACTCTTGATCCTTTTGCAAAAGGCGTTTTAATCATAGCTTTTAATCAATACACAAAACTTTTTCGTTTTCTTAAAAAAACTCCAAAAACTTACCGTGCAACACTTTGGCTAGGGGTGCATTCTTTAAGCCTTGATACTCAAAACATTCAAAACATCACACCCATAAAAGCTTTTTGTGATGATGAAATCATAAAACTTACCCAAGAGCTTTTAGGCGAGATTAAATACACACCACCACAATTTAGCGCTAAAAGAATAGATGGAAGAAGAGCCTATGACTTTGCAAAAAGGGGCGAATTTGTCAATCTAAAACCTTGCACCATGCAAATTTATGATTGTAAAATTTTGCACTATACTCATCCTTTTTTAAGTCTTGAACTTAGTGTAAGCGAGGGTGCTTATATTAGATCTTATTGTGAACTTTTTGCGAGCAAATTAGGTATAAATGCAACCTTAAGTGCTTTAGAGCGGATAAAAGAAGGAGAATTTATCTATAATAATGAAAAAAGTTTAAATGTGCTAGAATACCTAAATTTAGAAGAAAATACCTTAAAAGATATAAGTAAATTAGAAAATGGAAGCAAGCTTGTTTTGGCTGATTTGGCAAAGCAAAATGAAGGGATTTATTATATTCAAAATAAGGATTTTTTTTCGGTCATAGAAATTAAAGAGGCACAAGTGGCATACATTATAAACAAGGTAAAAAAATGTTAA
- a CDS encoding UvrD-helicase domain-containing protein — MKLFENLNPSQEEAVKHVDGAMLILAGAGSGKTKTITTRLAYLIDEVGIAPSNTLTLTFTNKAANVMRNRALNMMKNTHEQNPLLCTFHKFGLLFLRLHIEKLQRKNNFLIIDTEDKKKILKDLINDDKSNFSNISAQISHFKNHSKSVEDVFEDLDFFQKDKEKFAKLEKIAKIYQNYQNYLLQNNFVDFDDLLWLTNTILESDQNFAKEQSELYNYITVDEYQDTNTLQYKILKNLCNAHENIVVVGDDDQSIYGWRGAKIENILNFQNEFNNVKLVKLEQNYRSVNTILQAANNLIEHNRKRLGKKLICTKDKGEEVKILENEDEKSESFKIAKLIKELLKNKIKANEIAILFRVNALSRALEEALMKEKIPFKLLSGVRFYERAEIKDIISYLRLLANLDDDYSFKRIINRPKRGFGDSSFEKLQKYAQSQKISLFEGLCNTYGTSMYSTKCNNELELFIENIKAIKECQDLGQIITQIEQRFKIKEFYKEMSDGEERILNIDEFYANFKDQIKEGKYESLDDILNEISLLSDQDELEGESVYIMSVHASKGLEFDHVFIIGLEEGFFPLNSETSDIEEERRLAYVAITRAKKSLHLSYANSRFYKGSRSKLAKSRFLGETGLIEAKLIIEQDQKNFRKGDLIKHKIFGIGRIINVSKVGNEEKLGINFGGIERTIMSSFVEKIV; from the coding sequence ATGAAACTTTTTGAAAATCTAAATCCAAGCCAAGAAGAAGCTGTTAAACATGTAGATGGTGCTATGCTTATATTAGCAGGAGCAGGAAGTGGAAAAACCAAAACCATCACCACTCGCCTTGCTTATTTAATTGATGAAGTGGGCATTGCACCAAGCAATACCCTAACCCTAACTTTTACCAACAAAGCTGCGAATGTAATGAGAAATCGGGCCTTAAATATGATGAAAAATACTCACGAGCAAAATCCTTTACTTTGCACTTTCCATAAATTTGGACTTTTGTTTTTAAGGTTGCACATTGAAAAACTGCAACGCAAAAATAATTTTCTCATCATCGACACAGAAGATAAAAAGAAAATTCTAAAAGATTTAATCAATGATGACAAAAGCAATTTTTCAAACATATCTGCTCAAATTTCACACTTTAAAAATCATTCTAAAAGCGTTGAAGATGTTTTTGAAGATTTAGATTTTTTTCAAAAAGACAAAGAAAAATTCGCCAAATTAGAAAAAATAGCCAAAATTTATCAAAATTACCAAAACTATCTTTTACAAAACAATTTTGTAGATTTTGATGATCTTTTGTGGCTTACAAATACCATTTTAGAAAGTGATCAAAATTTCGCAAAAGAGCAAAGCGAGCTTTATAATTACATTACCGTTGATGAGTATCAAGACACCAACACCTTACAATACAAAATTCTAAAAAATCTTTGCAATGCTCATGAAAATATCGTGGTTGTAGGTGATGATGATCAAAGTATTTATGGCTGGCGGGGTGCAAAAATCGAAAATATCTTAAATTTTCAAAATGAATTTAATAATGTCAAGCTTGTCAAACTAGAGCAAAATTACCGCTCCGTAAATACCATACTTCAAGCCGCAAATAATTTAATCGAACACAACCGAAAAAGACTAGGCAAAAAGCTTATCTGTACCAAAGATAAGGGTGAAGAGGTAAAAATTTTAGAAAATGAAGATGAAAAAAGTGAAAGTTTTAAAATCGCAAAACTCATCAAAGAATTACTAAAAAATAAAATCAAAGCTAATGAGATTGCCATTTTATTTCGCGTGAATGCACTCTCAAGAGCATTAGAAGAAGCTTTGATGAAAGAAAAAATTCCTTTTAAGCTCTTAAGTGGAGTTAGATTTTATGAGAGAGCTGAAATTAAAGATATTATTTCTTATCTTAGACTTTTGGCAAATTTAGATGATGATTATTCTTTCAAACGCATTATTAACCGTCCTAAAAGAGGCTTTGGTGATAGTAGTTTTGAAAAACTGCAAAAATACGCACAAAGTCAGAAAATTTCTTTATTTGAAGGTCTGTGCAATACCTATGGCACTTCGATGTATAGCACCAAATGCAATAATGAATTAGAACTTTTCATTGAAAATATTAAAGCCATCAAAGAATGCCAAGACTTAGGGCAAATCATTACTCAAATCGAACAAAGATTTAAAATCAAAGAATTTTACAAAGAAATGAGCGATGGTGAAGAAAGAATCTTGAATATCGATGAATTTTATGCAAATTTCAAGGATCAAATCAAAGAAGGAAAATACGAAAGCCTAGATGATATCTTAAACGAAATTTCACTGCTTAGTGATCAAGATGAACTTGAAGGAGAAAGTGTTTATATTATGAGCGTACATGCAAGCAAAGGTTTAGAATTTGATCATGTTTTTATCATAGGACTTGAAGAAGGATTTTTCCCTTTAAACAGTGAAACAAGTGATATTGAAGAAGAAAGACGCCTTGCTTATGTTGCCATTACTAGAGCTAAAAAATCTTTGCATTTAAGCTATGCAAATTCAAGATTTTACAAGGGCAGTCGTAGCAAGCTTGCCAAAAGTAGATTTTTAGGAGAAACAGGACTTATAGAAGCAAAACTCATCATTGAACAAGATCAAAAAAATTTCAGAAAAGGGGATTTAATCAAGCATAAAATTTTTGGTATAGGGCGCATTATTAATGTATCCAAAGTAGGAAATGAAGAAAAACTCGGCATAAATTTTGGCGGGATTGAACGCACTATTATGTCAAGTTTTGTAGAAAAAATCGTATGA
- a CDS encoding aspartate carbamoyltransferase catalytic subunit, with protein MRHLITTKDLSNEEVLKLFKDAKEFLDEKPRTLLEGKSITTIFFENSTRTLSSFESAARRLGAKVLRLDVSRSSSSKGETLYDTAANLDAMGPSAIVVRHHHSGVPHSLATHVNCPVLNGGDGKHAHPTQALLDLFTIMQHFGEDVKGKKLIIVGDVKNSRVAASNMELLPRFGIEISLVAPPHFMPNYPIKQFHQLKDAIEDADIIMSLRTQTERHQTQVYSSLKDYANDFCISKDLIKDKNLIILHPGPVHRNIDISDEVMQDKRCKVLTQVKNGVAVRMAALKKLILENE; from the coding sequence ATGAGACATTTAATCACAACAAAAGATCTAAGCAATGAAGAAGTTTTAAAGCTATTTAAAGATGCAAAAGAATTTTTAGATGAAAAACCAAGAACCTTACTAGAAGGAAAAAGCATTACAACTATATTTTTTGAAAATTCAACTCGCACTCTTTCTTCTTTTGAAAGTGCTGCTAGAAGGCTTGGTGCTAAGGTTTTAAGATTAGATGTTTCAAGAAGTAGCTCCAGTAAAGGTGAAACACTTTATGATACAGCAGCAAATTTAGACGCCATGGGTCCAAGTGCTATTGTGGTAAGACATCATCACTCAGGCGTTCCTCACAGTTTGGCTACCCATGTTAATTGTCCTGTTTTAAATGGCGGAGATGGTAAACACGCCCATCCTACTCAAGCCTTACTTGATCTTTTTACCATAATGCAGCATTTTGGTGAAGATGTAAAAGGCAAAAAACTTATTATAGTAGGAGATGTTAAAAATTCGCGCGTTGCTGCTTCAAATATGGAATTGCTTCCGCGTTTTGGCATTGAAATTTCTTTGGTTGCACCTCCGCATTTTATGCCAAATTATCCTATAAAACAATTCCACCAACTTAAAGATGCTATTGAAGATGCAGATATTATTATGAGTCTAAGAACGCAAACTGAAAGACATCAAACTCAAGTATATAGCTCTTTAAAAGATTACGCGAATGATTTTTGCATTAGCAAAGATTTAATTAAAGATAAAAATCTTATCATATTGCACCCAGGTCCAGTGCACCGAAATATAGATATTAGCGATGAGGTTATGCAAGATAAAAGGTGTAAAGTTTTAACTCAGGTTAAAAATGGAGTAGCGGTTAGAATGGCTGCTTTAAAAAAATTAATTTTAGAAAATGAGTAA